In Methanomicrobium antiquum, one DNA window encodes the following:
- a CDS encoding ABC transporter ATP-binding protein, which produces MILSVDELQFMYRNKNVLDNIAFSITEGEIVVILGPNGVGKTTLLKCLNRILVPKQGVVKVAGDCISSLEVMEIARRIGYVPQRVETGRLTGFDAVLLGRRPHIGWDITDNDLKIVDAAFSKFMIDHLRLHYIDEMSGGELQMIAIARAFVQEPKILLLDEPTSALDLKNQVEILDKIRNIVTEHNIAAVMTMHDLNTALRYADRFIFLKDRSVHAYGDRSVITEAEIEAVYGLPVSIGELWGVPCVIPQYLCSAIPPDKTDEFSEINPYEKKDGVLI; this is translated from the coding sequence ATGATTCTATCAGTTGACGAACTTCAGTTTATGTACAGGAACAAAAATGTGCTTGACAACATAGCCTTCTCAATAACAGAGGGCGAAATTGTAGTCATTTTAGGACCTAACGGTGTCGGCAAAACAACGCTTTTAAAATGCCTGAACAGAATTTTAGTTCCAAAGCAGGGCGTTGTAAAAGTAGCCGGCGACTGCATATCCTCGCTTGAGGTTATGGAGATTGCAAGGCGCATCGGATATGTTCCCCAAAGGGTTGAAACCGGAAGGCTTACCGGATTTGATGCGGTTCTTCTTGGAAGAAGACCTCATATCGGATGGGACATAACCGATAATGACTTGAAAATCGTTGATGCGGCGTTTTCAAAGTTCATGATTGACCACCTCAGGCTGCACTACATTGACGAAATGAGCGGTGGTGAGCTTCAGATGATTGCAATCGCCCGTGCATTTGTTCAGGAGCCAAAGATTCTGCTCCTTGACGAGCCGACAAGTGCACTTGATTTGAAAAACCAGGTGGAAATTTTAGATAAAATCAGAAATATCGTGACAGAGCATAATATTGCGGCTGTAATGACGATGCATGACTTAAATACCGCTCTTCGATATGCCGACCGGTTTATCTTCCTAAAAGACAGATCGGTTCACGCCTACGGCGACAGAAGTGTTATAACAGAGGCTGAAATAGAAGCGGTTTACGGACTTCCTGTGTCAATCGGAGAACTATGGGGAGTGCCGTGTGTAATCCCGCAGTACCTGTGCAGTGCAATTCCTCCTGACAAAACTGATGAATTTTCAGAAATCAACCCGTATGAGAAAAAAGACGGCGTTTTAATTTGA